The following proteins come from a genomic window of Gemmatimonadaceae bacterium:
- a CDS encoding S41 family peptidase, with the protein MRRSRKFAAVAALIIPVFVGGFFLQSHDSAKGALLLDQVLSLVSDRYVDTLPQGDIYEKAARGLVRELNDPYSQLFSPAELKAFSTNTNGHYGGIGMQIESQQGVVTVSKVFPNTPAEAAGVLEGDQILYVDTLSTRGWTLNRTSDYLTGTPGTKVKVKFGRPGVSQPIDVEFTRAVIHIPAVPYAIMLAGKVGYIPLLQFNETAAQDVADAAESLVKQGATGLILDERGNPGGLVDQSLELSNFFLKSGQEIVSVRSRVGPPQVDYAKGTPILGAVPLVVLTDGGTASAAEIVAGALQDHDRALIVGQTSFGKGLVQTLYPLDDGYALKLTTAKWYTPSGRSIQRERKFVDGHFVEMPPDSAESDQSKKKRPAFKSDDGRVVYGGGGITPDVIVPDDTLTTAEQQFAKALAPKSQEVYLTLYAFALDLSHHLSPGFKYQPAWRDEFMKQLDAKGVKIDPTLFAHASRYVDQLIEDRVSRFVEGDSTAKRRELPFDAPLERALHLLDQAKTQQDLFALADAKPATPVKKP; encoded by the coding sequence ATGCGTCGTTCCCGAAAATTCGCCGCCGTCGCCGCCCTGATCATCCCGGTCTTCGTGGGGGGATTCTTCCTCCAATCCCACGATTCCGCCAAGGGCGCGCTGCTGCTCGATCAGGTCCTGTCGCTCGTGTCGGACCGCTACGTGGACACCCTCCCGCAGGGTGACATCTACGAGAAGGCGGCCCGCGGCCTGGTCCGCGAGCTCAACGATCCCTATAGCCAGCTGTTTTCGCCGGCGGAGCTGAAGGCCTTCAGCACCAACACCAACGGCCACTACGGCGGCATCGGGATGCAGATCGAGAGCCAGCAGGGCGTGGTCACGGTCAGCAAGGTCTTCCCCAACACGCCCGCCGAGGCGGCCGGCGTGCTGGAAGGCGACCAGATCCTCTACGTGGACACGCTCTCGACGCGCGGCTGGACGCTCAACCGCACGTCCGACTACCTCACCGGGACGCCGGGCACCAAGGTCAAGGTGAAGTTCGGCCGGCCCGGCGTGAGCCAGCCCATCGACGTGGAGTTCACCCGGGCGGTGATCCACATCCCCGCCGTGCCGTACGCGATCATGCTCGCCGGCAAGGTGGGCTACATCCCGCTGCTGCAATTCAACGAGACGGCGGCGCAGGATGTGGCCGATGCCGCCGAGTCGCTGGTCAAGCAGGGCGCCACCGGCCTCATCCTGGACGAGCGTGGGAATCCCGGCGGACTGGTGGACCAGAGCCTGGAGCTGAGCAACTTCTTCCTGAAGAGCGGGCAGGAGATCGTCTCCGTGCGCAGCCGCGTCGGCCCGCCCCAGGTGGATTACGCCAAGGGCACGCCGATCCTCGGCGCCGTCCCGCTGGTCGTGCTCACGGACGGTGGCACGGCATCGGCGGCCGAGATCGTGGCCGGCGCCCTGCAAGACCACGACCGCGCGCTGATCGTGGGACAGACCTCGTTCGGCAAGGGACTGGTGCAGACCCTGTATCCGCTCGACGACGGCTACGCGCTCAAGCTCACCACGGCCAAGTGGTACACGCCGAGTGGGCGGTCCATCCAGCGCGAGCGCAAGTTCGTGGACGGGCATTTCGTGGAGATGCCGCCCGATTCGGCGGAGAGCGACCAGTCCAAGAAGAAGCGCCCCGCGTTCAAGTCCGATGACGGTCGCGTGGTGTACGGCGGCGGCGGGATCACGCCCGATGTGATCGTGCCCGACGATACGCTGACCACGGCCGAGCAGCAGTTTGCCAAGGCCCTCGCGCCCAAGTCACAAGAGGTGTACCTCACGCTGTATGCGTTCGCGCTCGACCTCTCGCACCATCTGTCCCCGGGCTTCAAGTACCAGCCGGCGTGGCGCGACGAGTTCATGAAGCAGCTCGACGCCAAGGGCGTGAAGATCGACCCCACGCTGTTCGCGCACGCTTCACGGTACGTGGATCAGCTCATCGAAGATCGCGTGTCCCGGTTCGTCGAGGGTGACTCGACGGCCAAGCGCCGCGAACTGCCGTTCGACGCGCCCCTCGAGCGCGCCCTCCATCTGCTCGACCAGGCCAAGACCCAGCAGGATCTGTTCGCGCTCGCCGACGCCAAGCCGGCGACGCCCGTCAAGAAACCCTGA
- a CDS encoding replication initiator protein A produces the protein MSTAHRRIASRNVVLDRSLERLPLFRLSDSPDDPTSPFTTESGGRWRVLPGAGGRLPGTFDQDVYVEIMRRYHDADAPADGAISFTLHAFLHSMGRRVDGRTYEQLRAALVRLERTVLESAGAYFLAAREEHLDGQFTLLSAVSIERRRAADRVQFALFDTTTAPEPGEARVVLAAPIRENIAARHVVTLAVTRYLALDSPVARRLYRLLEVARADGHVAWRISLDRLKELLPLVQRYPSHLLRVLQPAHDALVQTGVLRSATTRQERRQWYVDYVLGSRTPPPGAPGGERNHPE, from the coding sequence ATGTCCACCGCGCACCGCCGGATCGCTTCTCGAAACGTCGTCCTCGATCGATCCCTCGAGCGGTTGCCGCTGTTCCGCCTGAGCGATTCCCCGGACGACCCCACGTCGCCGTTCACGACCGAGTCCGGTGGCCGGTGGCGGGTCCTGCCAGGCGCCGGAGGGCGGCTGCCGGGCACCTTCGACCAGGACGTTTATGTGGAGATCATGCGCCGGTACCACGACGCCGACGCCCCGGCCGACGGCGCGATCTCGTTCACGCTCCACGCCTTCCTACATTCGATGGGTCGACGGGTGGACGGGCGAACGTACGAGCAGCTGCGTGCCGCGCTGGTTCGACTCGAGCGCACGGTGCTCGAGTCGGCCGGCGCCTACTTCCTTGCCGCGCGTGAGGAGCATCTCGACGGGCAGTTCACCCTGTTGAGTGCCGTCTCCATCGAACGCCGGCGGGCGGCGGACCGCGTCCAATTCGCCCTGTTCGACACGACGACGGCGCCAGAGCCCGGCGAAGCCCGCGTGGTCCTGGCGGCGCCGATTCGCGAGAACATCGCCGCCCGTCACGTCGTGACGCTCGCCGTCACGCGCTACCTCGCGTTGGATTCCCCCGTGGCGCGCCGCCTGTACCGGCTGCTCGAGGTCGCGCGCGCCGACGGGCATGTCGCCTGGCGGATCTCGCTCGACCGCCTGAAGGAGTTGCTGCCGCTCGTCCAGCGCTATCCGTCCCATCTGTTGCGCGTGCTCCAGCCGGCCCACGACGCCCTGGTGCAAACAGGTGTCTTGCGGAGCGCCACGACCCGCCAGGAGCGCCGCCAGTGGTACGTGGACTACGTCCTGGGAAGCCGCACGCCGCCTCCGGGGGCACCTGGCGGGGAGCGGAACCACCCGGAGTGA
- a CDS encoding MerR family transcriptional regulator — MAESPVALLRAHARHAPWNARGLAAHATALVDAAGVRPTNASARAAPTARAIRFYVASGLLDHPQGAGTAATYGYRHLLQLLAIKIRQREGATLDTIKQEMGGVTGDALERRVAGSLAPALAVGADTVAPPEGDGPSAAWHRIVVGDGIEIHVRDDSPAAGDDAMIAMREAVRAALGREELR, encoded by the coding sequence ATGGCTGAGTCGCCGGTGGCCCTGCTGCGCGCGCACGCGCGCCACGCGCCATGGAACGCCCGCGGACTCGCGGCGCATGCCACGGCGCTCGTGGATGCGGCGGGTGTCCGCCCCACCAACGCTTCGGCGCGCGCCGCCCCGACGGCCCGCGCGATCCGGTTCTACGTGGCCAGCGGACTGCTCGATCATCCCCAGGGCGCCGGAACCGCCGCCACCTACGGCTACCGTCATTTGCTGCAGTTGCTCGCCATCAAGATCCGGCAGCGCGAGGGGGCCACGCTCGACACCATCAAGCAGGAGATGGGCGGCGTCACCGGCGACGCGCTGGAGCGTCGCGTGGCGGGGTCGCTCGCTCCTGCATTGGCGGTGGGCGCCGACACCGTCGCGCCCCCGGAGGGGGACGGCCCATCCGCTGCCTGGCACCGCATCGTCGTCGGCGACGGCATCGAGATCCATGTGCGTGATGACTCGCCGGCCGCAGGCGACGATGCCATGATCGCGATGCGCGAAGCGGTGCGAGCCGCGCTGGGACGCGAGGAATTGCGCTAG
- a CDS encoding GDP-L-fucose synthase, whose translation MERDDKIYVAGHRGLVGSALERTLRGQGFDRLVHRTRAELNLIDRAAVQSFFAAERPDFVFLAAARVGGILANNTYPADFIRENLEVELNVIEAAHQYGVRKLMFLGSACIYPKLAPQPIREEYLLTGPLEPTNAPYAIAKIAGISLCESYNRQYGTNFISVMPTNLYGPGDSFDLQNSHVLPALMRRLDDAKRNAAPSVTIWGTGRPRREFLHVDDMASACVHLMQHYDSSEIINVGCGEDISILDLAHMIQWLVGYEGTIEFDTTKPDGTPLRRLDITRLLSTGWAPTISLEDGVRTTYAWYCENRGRLRDSHGS comes from the coding sequence ATGGAACGGGACGACAAGATCTACGTGGCGGGCCACCGCGGACTCGTGGGCTCGGCGCTGGAACGAACGCTTCGCGGCCAGGGGTTCGACCGCCTGGTGCACCGCACGCGCGCCGAGCTGAACCTGATCGATCGAGCAGCGGTGCAGTCATTCTTCGCTGCCGAACGCCCGGACTTCGTGTTCCTCGCGGCGGCCCGTGTTGGAGGCATCCTGGCCAACAACACCTACCCTGCCGATTTCATCCGCGAGAACCTGGAAGTCGAGCTCAACGTCATCGAGGCGGCGCACCAGTACGGCGTTCGCAAGCTCATGTTCCTCGGTAGCGCGTGCATCTATCCCAAGCTCGCGCCGCAACCCATCCGGGAGGAATACCTGCTCACCGGGCCTCTCGAGCCGACCAATGCGCCGTACGCCATCGCCAAGATCGCCGGCATCTCGCTGTGCGAGTCGTACAACCGGCAGTACGGCACGAACTTCATCAGCGTGATGCCGACCAATCTGTATGGTCCCGGCGACAGCTTCGATCTCCAGAACAGCCATGTGCTGCCCGCGCTCATGAGACGGCTCGACGACGCGAAGCGGAACGCCGCGCCAAGCGTCACGATCTGGGGCACCGGCCGCCCGCGGCGCGAGTTCCTGCACGTGGACGACATGGCGAGCGCCTGCGTACACCTGATGCAGCACTACGACTCGTCCGAGATCATCAACGTGGGCTGCGGCGAGGATATCTCGATCCTCGATCTGGCGCACATGATCCAGTGGCTCGTGGGCTATGAGGGCACGATCGAGTTCGATACCACGAAGCCCGACGGCACGCCGCTACGCCGGCTGGATATCACGCGCCTGCTATCCACGGGCTGGGCACCAACTATCAGCCTGGAAGACGGCGTGCGAACCACCTACGCGTGGTATTGTGAGAACAGAGGCCGCCTGCGTGATAGTCACGGCTCGTAA
- a CDS encoding asparagine synthase-related protein, with the protein MSGFVGIACLDGSPVDRALLDRLTSSLAYFAPDGAAAWMDGRIGLGFAELRRVPGPSSVDAAKPPMPASHDGRVWLVADADLDDRGRLAVELSAAGVHVDPDAPAHDLILHAYRAWGAECPRHLHGDFSFALWDGPRRRLLLVRDRFGVRPLYYARTWTGVVFSNALDVVRAHPEVATDLDPAAIGDFLRMGMNTDLRTTAFAAVRCVPPAHGLVIADDTTVESRYWDLPTDGEIRHRRVEEYADHFRDVFESAVADRLRGADDVVVLLSGGRDSTAVAATARAIADRATRPRLHAVTAVYDYALPDEERTYAALAAASLRIPVEFLPQDEYGWFEDWERPDLWRPEPTESPVLAAEAAMVARAATHARLGLTGDGGDAVLRESESRIATLLLSGHWWTAMVEIGTYMRWHHRIPRPGIRRLRQRNAGTLSPYPPVPPWIRPELIRRAGLRERWEALERDDAAVWRRHPRRPEAYVKTRSAFWTRCFEEDHAGATGIPLTLRHPFFDERVVEFLLALPPVQWLNDKGILVVAMRGRLPDEVVYRQKTPLVGDSYEVALRTGGVGRPTAAMFDETSRQFIDPDALFSVTANMQEVDRWDWVRAVSLSHWLRRFSSGRAFPAFQMPWHVEA; encoded by the coding sequence GTGAGCGGCTTCGTAGGCATCGCATGCCTCGACGGCTCCCCGGTGGACCGGGCGCTGCTGGATCGCCTCACCTCCTCCCTGGCCTACTTCGCGCCGGACGGCGCCGCCGCGTGGATGGATGGTCGCATCGGCCTCGGCTTCGCCGAACTGCGGCGCGTCCCCGGTCCGTCGAGCGTCGACGCCGCGAAGCCGCCGATGCCTGCCTCCCACGACGGCAGGGTCTGGCTCGTGGCCGACGCCGACCTCGACGATCGCGGGCGGCTGGCAGTCGAACTCTCCGCGGCAGGCGTGCACGTTGATCCCGACGCGCCCGCCCACGATCTGATCCTCCACGCATATCGAGCCTGGGGCGCGGAGTGCCCGCGCCATCTCCATGGAGATTTCTCGTTCGCGCTGTGGGATGGCCCGCGGCGGCGCCTGTTATTGGTTCGCGACCGGTTCGGCGTGCGCCCGCTGTACTACGCCCGCACCTGGACGGGCGTGGTGTTCTCCAATGCGCTCGACGTGGTCCGGGCGCATCCCGAGGTGGCCACCGATCTCGATCCGGCGGCGATCGGCGACTTCCTGCGCATGGGCATGAATACGGATCTGCGCACGACCGCGTTCGCGGCCGTGCGGTGCGTTCCTCCGGCGCACGGGCTGGTGATCGCGGACGACACGACCGTGGAGTCCCGATATTGGGACCTTCCCACCGATGGGGAGATTCGCCACCGCCGAGTGGAGGAGTACGCGGATCATTTTCGCGACGTCTTCGAGTCGGCCGTGGCCGACCGGCTGCGGGGGGCCGACGACGTGGTGGTGCTGCTCAGCGGCGGACGCGACTCCACCGCCGTGGCGGCGACGGCGCGCGCCATCGCCGATCGCGCGACGCGCCCCCGGCTCCACGCGGTGACCGCCGTGTACGACTACGCCTTGCCCGATGAGGAGCGCACCTACGCGGCGCTGGCCGCTGCGTCGCTGCGCATTCCAGTGGAGTTCCTGCCGCAGGACGAGTACGGCTGGTTCGAGGACTGGGAGCGCCCTGACCTCTGGCGCCCCGAACCCACCGAATCCCCGGTGCTGGCTGCCGAAGCCGCGATGGTGGCGCGCGCCGCCACCCACGCACGGCTCGGGCTCACCGGCGACGGGGGCGACGCCGTGCTCCGCGAGAGCGAATCCCGGATCGCCACGCTCCTCCTGTCCGGGCACTGGTGGACCGCGATGGTCGAAATCGGCACCTACATGCGCTGGCACCACCGGATCCCGAGGCCAGGCATCCGGCGCCTACGGCAGCGGAACGCCGGCACGTTGTCGCCCTATCCCCCCGTGCCGCCGTGGATTCGGCCCGAACTCATCCGCCGGGCCGGGTTGCGCGAGCGATGGGAAGCGCTCGAGCGCGACGACGCAGCCGTGTGGCGCCGCCATCCCAGGCGGCCCGAGGCGTATGTGAAGACCCGTTCCGCCTTCTGGACGCGGTGTTTCGAAGAGGACCACGCGGGCGCCACGGGCATTCCGCTCACATTGCGCCACCCGTTCTTCGACGAACGCGTGGTGGAGTTTCTGCTCGCCCTTCCGCCGGTCCAGTGGCTCAACGACAAGGGCATCCTCGTCGTCGCGATGAGGGGGCGGCTGCCGGACGAGGTGGTGTATCGCCAGAAGACTCCACTCGTGGGTGATTCGTACGAGGTTGCACTCCGCACCGGAGGTGTTGGCCGGCCGACCGCGGCAATGTTCGATGAAACATCGCGCCAATTCATCGATCCGGACGCCCTGTTCAGCGTGACTGCCAACATGCAGGAAGTGGATCGGTGGGATTGGGTGCGTGCCGTGAGTCTTTCACACTGGTTGCGGCGGTTCTCCAGCGGGCGCGCGTTTCCCGCGTTCCAGATGCCCTGGCACGTCGAGGCCTGA
- a CDS encoding MraY family glycosyltransferase: MFVAVIAAMAAAAWVGAPGISHVLDQAGLYGGIFAGATLLLAIGLADDFLDLSPAVKLLAQGLAAMLACSGGLSLRLVQFGPHLTVSLGWVGVPLAVFWIIAVTNAFNFIDGLDGLASGVGIVGFGATLVSALVLGRSDVALVSLVLIGALFGFLRYNFAPAKIYLGDSGSLFIGYLLATLSLVGATSSTTAALVYVPVFALALPLLDGAVAIMRRWLRHMPVWKGDHRHIHHRVLAMGLSKRQSVALLVVTAGMLAAAGVLTSFATPLQFTTMVMITAGLCVGLAGIGLKQLDYYEFTAVRTALRLRPVGWRRFVREEIRLRDAERELATARDLNDLRTGLDRCALAFGLDRMEISRQRPRLRRSWHGEHLDVPVAPTSSANSDDWVLRVWYGEYDAPRPELVARVARVLARACGAWLDNYGLLGAAPWSVAARAPHEGATLPRTRHRLAKA, translated from the coding sequence GTGTTTGTCGCCGTCATAGCGGCCATGGCCGCCGCGGCGTGGGTCGGCGCCCCGGGCATCAGCCACGTGCTGGACCAGGCCGGCCTCTACGGCGGTATCTTTGCCGGCGCCACCCTGCTCCTGGCAATCGGGCTGGCCGATGACTTCCTGGACCTCTCGCCTGCCGTAAAGCTGCTCGCGCAGGGGCTCGCCGCGATGCTCGCATGCTCGGGCGGGCTCTCCTTGCGGCTCGTGCAATTCGGCCCGCACCTGACGGTGTCGCTGGGCTGGGTGGGCGTCCCGCTCGCCGTGTTCTGGATCATCGCCGTCACCAACGCCTTCAATTTCATCGATGGACTCGACGGCCTGGCGTCGGGCGTGGGCATCGTCGGGTTCGGCGCGACCCTCGTATCGGCGCTCGTCCTGGGACGTTCGGACGTTGCGCTCGTCTCGCTCGTGCTTATCGGCGCGCTGTTCGGGTTCCTGCGATACAACTTCGCGCCGGCAAAGATCTACCTTGGCGATTCCGGCAGTCTGTTCATCGGGTATCTCCTCGCCACGCTGTCCCTGGTCGGGGCCACCTCGTCCACCACCGCGGCGCTGGTGTACGTGCCGGTGTTCGCGCTCGCGCTGCCCCTGCTCGACGGCGCCGTCGCGATCATGCGGCGCTGGCTGCGCCATATGCCGGTCTGGAAGGGCGATCACCGGCACATCCATCATCGCGTGCTGGCGATGGGGCTTTCCAAGCGACAGAGCGTCGCTCTCCTCGTGGTCACGGCCGGCATGCTGGCCGCCGCCGGCGTGCTCACGTCGTTCGCCACGCCGCTGCAGTTCACGACGATGGTCATGATCACCGCCGGCCTCTGTGTCGGCCTCGCGGGCATCGGGCTGAAACAGCTCGATTACTACGAGTTCACTGCCGTGCGCACCGCGCTGCGGTTGCGCCCAGTGGGATGGCGCCGGTTCGTGCGCGAGGAGATCCGCCTGCGTGACGCCGAGCGCGAGCTCGCTACGGCCCGCGATCTGAACGACCTCCGCACCGGCCTCGATCGCTGCGCGCTGGCGTTTGGGCTCGACCGCATGGAGATTTCCAGACAGCGGCCCCGCCTGCGGCGGTCGTGGCACGGGGAACACCTGGATGTACCCGTGGCGCCCACGAGTTCAGCGAACTCCGACGATTGGGTCCTCCGTGTCTGGTATGGTGAATACGATGCTCCCCGGCCGGAACTCGTCGCGCGCGTGGCCCGCGTGCTGGCGCGGGCCTGCGGCGCATGGCTCGACAACTACGGCCTGCTCGGGGCCGCGCCGTGGTCGGTGGCCGCTCGCGCACCGCACGAAGGCGCCACCCTGCCGCGTACCCGGCATCGACTCGCCAAGGCGTAG
- a CDS encoding PqqD family peptide modification chaperone yields the protein MLRGPSVTNALTLDSRVVSTPNHLSSDLAGEIVILSLADGVYYGLDAVGAHIWQFLAQPRTVRDVVSDVADAYSVDRARCERDVLAFLGDLCAHQLAAVVTSGAE from the coding sequence GTGTTGCGGGGCCCGAGCGTGACCAACGCGCTCACGCTGGATTCGCGCGTGGTGTCGACTCCGAACCATCTTTCCAGCGATCTGGCCGGAGAGATCGTGATTCTGAGCCTGGCCGACGGCGTGTACTACGGGCTGGACGCGGTCGGCGCCCATATCTGGCAGTTCCTCGCGCAACCGCGCACCGTGCGCGACGTGGTGTCCGACGTGGCCGACGCGTACTCCGTGGACCGCGCGCGTTGCGAAAGGGACGTGCTGGCATTTCTCGGCGATCTCTGCGCCCACCAACTCGCCGCCGTGGTGACGAGCGGCGCGGAGTGA
- a CDS encoding MqnA/MqnD/SBP family protein, which yields MTRTIHVAHSPDSDDAFMFYALAEGKIDTEGLTYVHELQDIESLNQRALRAELEVTAVSIHAYAYLSDRYALLPHGASIGDRYGPRLVARTPMTRDDLRGKRIAIPGFKTTAYLALRLYQPEFEPVAIPFDQIEDAVLDGRAEVGLLIHEGQLTFADRGLHLVQDLGEWWYQETGLPLPLGGNVVRKDLGTALIKQVSRHLKASIVYALDHRAGALDHAMKYARGLARSKADTFVGMYVNDWTLDYGDRGRQAVRLLLERGVQSGIIPGPVRVEFVED from the coding sequence ATGACTCGCACCATTCACGTCGCGCACAGCCCCGACTCCGACGACGCGTTCATGTTCTATGCGCTCGCCGAAGGGAAGATCGACACCGAGGGTCTCACCTACGTCCACGAGCTGCAGGACATCGAGTCGCTCAACCAGCGCGCGCTCCGCGCCGAACTCGAAGTCACGGCCGTGTCCATCCACGCCTACGCGTACCTGTCGGATCGCTACGCGCTGCTCCCCCATGGGGCGTCCATCGGCGACCGCTATGGCCCGCGGCTGGTGGCCCGCACGCCGATGACCCGCGACGACCTTCGCGGCAAGCGAATTGCGATTCCCGGCTTCAAAACCACGGCGTATCTGGCGTTGCGACTCTATCAGCCCGAGTTCGAGCCGGTGGCCATTCCGTTCGATCAGATCGAGGATGCCGTACTCGATGGTCGGGCCGAAGTCGGGCTACTGATCCATGAGGGCCAGCTCACATTTGCCGATCGCGGACTTCATCTGGTACAGGACCTTGGCGAATGGTGGTACCAGGAGACCGGGCTGCCGCTTCCCCTTGGCGGAAACGTCGTCAGAAAGGACCTTGGAACAGCGCTAATCAAGCAAGTTTCGCGACACTTGAAGGCCAGTATCGTGTATGCATTGGACCATCGTGCAGGAGCGCTCGACCACGCGATGAAGTACGCCCGCGGGCTCGCACGGTCCAAGGCCGACACCTTCGTCGGGATGTACGTGAATGACTGGACGCTCGATTATGGGGACCGCGGCCGGCAGGCGGTGCGATTGCTGCTGGAACGCGGCGTTCAATCCGGGATCATCCCGGGCCCGGTCCGGGTGGAGTTCGTCGAGGACTGA
- a CDS encoding nucleotidyltransferase family protein, whose protein sequence is MEADPAANRPAQFELLRALARAELDAPAIDRLATAAAGPIDWGALPELLARHGLTVFAARHLSRVRDRVPTAVWDVVQAQAHGVRGTALAMTAEMLRILETFDARGIAVLPFKGPVLAWRAYQDLGARPFTDLDLLVHPRDVSAAGAALVALGYLPEYELSGARDAWFRRVDGDYPFVHPATGHLVELHARVASRRFGGGPATDALWARRETLTIAGRPIAVLGADDAFLVQALHGGKHRWERLEWVAAVAELLRRRGGDVTSVMAGAGEAERAVLLACAVAADWLGAPLAEQIDARRRRDPVVAALATAAWRHVLGGATDGGPGETSAKLRFNWRLQRGILARTRFAYRWAMWPSPEDWETVRLPDRFFFAYRAVRPMRLLVRYGGQLLVPARARHG, encoded by the coding sequence GTGGAAGCTGATCCCGCGGCGAATCGTCCCGCGCAGTTCGAACTCCTGCGCGCCCTGGCCCGCGCCGAGCTCGACGCGCCGGCCATTGACCGGCTCGCAACCGCCGCGGCGGGGCCCATCGACTGGGGCGCCCTTCCAGAATTGCTCGCGCGGCACGGACTCACGGTGTTCGCGGCGCGCCATCTGTCGCGCGTTCGCGATCGCGTGCCGACGGCCGTCTGGGACGTGGTGCAGGCGCAGGCCCACGGGGTGCGAGGCACCGCGCTGGCGATGACGGCGGAGATGTTGCGCATTCTCGAAACATTCGATGCGCGCGGAATAGCCGTGCTTCCCTTCAAGGGACCGGTGTTGGCGTGGCGCGCGTATCAGGACCTGGGCGCGCGGCCGTTCACCGATCTCGACCTGCTCGTGCATCCACGCGACGTCAGCGCCGCGGGCGCGGCGCTCGTGGCGCTCGGCTATTTGCCGGAATACGAACTGTCGGGCGCGCGCGACGCCTGGTTCCGGCGCGTCGACGGCGACTATCCGTTCGTGCACCCGGCCACCGGGCATCTGGTCGAGTTGCACGCCCGCGTGGCCTCGCGTCGATTCGGCGGCGGTCCTGCGACCGACGCGTTGTGGGCGCGGCGGGAGACGCTGACCATCGCCGGACGGCCGATCGCGGTGCTCGGGGCCGACGACGCATTCCTCGTGCAGGCGCTGCACGGCGGCAAGCACCGATGGGAGCGTCTGGAGTGGGTGGCCGCAGTGGCTGAACTGCTCCGGCGGCGCGGCGGCGATGTGACATCCGTGATGGCGGGGGCCGGCGAGGCGGAGCGGGCCGTGCTCCTGGCATGCGCCGTAGCCGCCGACTGGCTGGGGGCACCGCTCGCCGAGCAGATCGATGCACGCCGGCGACGCGATCCGGTGGTAGCCGCGCTGGCCACCGCGGCGTGGCGCCACGTGCTGGGCGGCGCGACCGACGGCGGACCCGGCGAGACGTCGGCCAAGCTGCGGTTCAACTGGCGGCTCCAACGCGGCATCCTGGCCCGCACGCGCTTTGCCTACCGCTGGGCGATGTGGCCCTCGCCGGAGGACTGGGAAACGGTGCGGCTTCCCGACCGTTTCTTCTTTGCGTATCGGGCGGTTCGTCCGATGCGCTTGCTGGTCCGCTACGGCGGACAGTTGCTGGTGCCGGCTCGAGCGCGGCATGGGTGA
- a CDS encoding SDR family oxidoreductase, whose product MPPRLALITGVGRAGQVGESVARALASRGDHVLLVGHGLDEAGQRAAELAAAGWQATAYACDLADEAAVRALAARVQAAHGAVLHALVNLAGGFSLSGPVTESTLDEWEHLTRINLLTAYHTTRAFLPSLRGARGSIVYFASEAALPAAPVAGRWAYAAAKGAVVTLMRAVAQEERDAGVRANALAPTSIRTESNLAAMGPAARYVERDDVAAAAAFLCSDAARAVTGQVIRLG is encoded by the coding sequence ATGCCCCCGCGCCTCGCGCTGATCACCGGCGTCGGTCGCGCGGGACAGGTGGGTGAGTCCGTCGCCCGGGCACTCGCGAGTCGTGGCGACCACGTGCTCCTCGTGGGCCACGGGCTCGACGAAGCTGGCCAGCGGGCGGCCGAGCTCGCGGCCGCCGGATGGCAGGCCACCGCGTACGCGTGCGACCTGGCAGATGAGGCCGCGGTGCGCGCCCTCGCCGCCCGCGTGCAGGCCGCCCACGGCGCAGTGCTCCACGCCCTGGTGAATCTGGCCGGCGGGTTCTCGCTTTCGGGCCCCGTGACTGAGAGCACGCTCGACGAATGGGAACACCTCACCCGGATCAACCTGCTCACGGCCTACCACACCACGCGGGCCTTCCTGCCCTCGCTGCGGGGGGCCCGCGGCTCCATCGTCTACTTCGCCTCCGAAGCCGCGCTGCCGGCCGCGCCCGTGGCCGGTCGTTGGGCCTACGCCGCCGCCAAGGGAGCCGTGGTGACGCTCATGCGGGCCGTGGCGCAGGAGGAGCGGGACGCCGGCGTGCGCGCCAATGCGCTGGCGCCCACGTCCATTCGCACGGAGTCCAACCTGGCAGCCATGGGGCCGGCCGCGCGCTACGTCGAACGGGACGACGTGGCGGCTGCCGCGGCCTTCCTCTGCTCGGACGCGGCGCGCGCCGTGACGGGACAGGTCATTCGGCTTGGCTGA